The following are from one region of the Bradyrhizobium septentrionale genome:
- a CDS encoding tripartite tricarboxylate transporter substrate-binding protein — translation MLGRWFAAAAALLLATAAHAQDFPKRPITMIVPFAAGGTSDVIARAVADQMGAALGQTIIIENVGGAGGSTALTRAARAEPDGYTIAIGNAGTNAATYTIYPKLPFTPDSFAPIAVVAKTFGIVALRKDFPAKDLKEFIDYARKNPGKINLGHAGVGSSNYLICKSFVHAAGVDVQLVGYRGAAPALTDAIGGQIDGVCDAAASVSQAIDDKLVKAVVVGSTMRLTSLPELPTSTEAGLPEFEAQGWNGLFAPKGTPPEIIAKLNAAARTAVASEAVKKRFVDLSTVAPDANELAPEVLQQLVTRDVAKYRTLLADDKK, via the coding sequence ATGCTCGGACGGTGGTTCGCGGCGGCCGCCGCGCTGTTGCTTGCGACGGCGGCACACGCCCAGGACTTCCCAAAACGCCCGATCACGATGATCGTGCCGTTCGCGGCAGGCGGCACCTCAGATGTGATCGCCCGCGCGGTGGCCGACCAGATGGGCGCAGCGCTCGGCCAGACCATCATCATCGAGAATGTCGGCGGCGCCGGCGGTTCGACCGCGCTGACCCGCGCGGCGCGCGCCGAGCCGGACGGCTACACCATCGCGATCGGCAATGCCGGCACCAACGCTGCGACCTACACGATCTATCCAAAGCTGCCGTTCACGCCCGACTCCTTCGCGCCGATCGCGGTGGTCGCCAAGACTTTCGGCATCGTCGCGCTGCGCAAGGATTTTCCGGCCAAGGACCTCAAGGAATTCATCGACTACGCCAGGAAGAATCCGGGCAAGATCAATCTCGGCCATGCCGGCGTCGGCTCCTCGAATTATCTGATCTGCAAGAGCTTCGTGCATGCCGCCGGCGTCGACGTGCAGCTGGTCGGCTATCGCGGCGCGGCGCCGGCGCTGACGGATGCGATCGGCGGCCAGATCGACGGCGTCTGCGATGCCGCGGCCTCGGTGTCGCAGGCGATCGACGACAAGCTCGTGAAAGCGGTCGTGGTCGGCTCGACGATGCGGCTCACCTCGCTGCCGGAGCTGCCGACCTCGACCGAGGCCGGTCTGCCCGAGTTCGAGGCGCAGGGCTGGAACGGCCTGTTCGCACCGAAGGGGACCCCGCCAGAGATCATCGCCAAATTGAACGCCGCCGCGCGCACCGCGGTCGCGAGCGAGGCGGTGAAGAAGCGGTTCGTCGATTTGTCGACGGTTGCGCCCGACGCCAACGAGCTCGCGCCCGAGGTGCTGCAGCAACTCGTGACCCGCGACGTCGCGAAATACCGCACGCTGCTGGCGGACGACAAGAAATAG
- the purQ gene encoding phosphoribosylformylglycinamidine synthase subunit PurQ, producing the protein MKSAVLVFPGINRERDMARALKLASGNETAMVWHAETALPKGTDLVVVPGGFSYGDYLRCGAIAARAPVMDAVRDFAAKGGLVLGVCNGFQILCESGLLPGVLMRNAGLKFVCRDVHMKVERSDTPFTRGYNAGQVIRVPVAHGEGNYEADEETLKRLEGDGRVLYRYCSADGVVDEASNFNGAAHSIAGIVNERGNVLGMMPHPENHVEEIMGCTDGRGLFAGLVQQFEKAA; encoded by the coding sequence TGGCATCAACCGCGAGCGCGACATGGCGCGCGCGCTGAAGCTCGCCTCCGGCAATGAGACCGCGATGGTCTGGCATGCCGAGACCGCGCTGCCCAAAGGCACCGACCTCGTGGTGGTGCCCGGCGGCTTCTCCTATGGCGACTATCTGCGCTGCGGCGCGATCGCGGCGCGCGCGCCCGTGATGGACGCGGTGCGCGACTTCGCTGCCAAGGGCGGGCTCGTGCTCGGCGTCTGCAACGGCTTTCAGATCCTCTGCGAGTCCGGGCTGCTGCCGGGCGTGCTGATGCGCAATGCCGGGCTGAAATTCGTCTGCCGCGACGTACACATGAAGGTCGAACGCTCCGACACGCCGTTCACCCGCGGCTACAATGCCGGCCAGGTGATCCGAGTGCCGGTGGCGCATGGCGAGGGCAATTACGAGGCCGACGAGGAGACGTTGAAGCGGCTCGAAGGCGACGGGCGGGTGCTCTACCGCTACTGCTCTGCCGATGGCGTGGTCGACGAGGCCTCGAACTTCAACGGCGCCGCGCATTCGATCGCGGGCATCGTCAACGAGCGCGGCAACGTGCTCGGCATGATGCCGCATCCGGAGAACCACGTCGAAGAGATCATGGGCTGCACCGACGGCCGCGGCCTGTTCGCGGGCCTGGTCCAGCAGTTCGAAAAGGCGGCGTGA